Proteins from a single region of Mus pahari chromosome 2, PAHARI_EIJ_v1.1, whole genome shotgun sequence:
- the Rheb gene encoding GTP-binding protein Rheb: protein MPQSKSRKIAILGYRSVGKSSLTIQFVEGQFVDSYDPTIENTFTKLITVNGQEYHLQLVDTAGQDEYSIFPQTYSIDINGYILVYSVTSIKSFEVIKVIHGKLLDMVGKVQIPIMLVGNKKDLHMERVISYEEGKALAESWNAAFLESSAKENQTAVDVFKRIILEAEKIDGAASQGKSSCSVM, encoded by the exons ATGCCTCAGTCCAAGTCCCGGAAGATCGCCATCCTGGGCTACCGGTCTGTGG GGAAGTCCTCATTGACAATTCAGTTTGTTGAAGGCCAATTTGTTGATTCCTACGATCCAACCATAGAGAACA CATTCACCAAGTTGATCACAGTAAATGGGCAAGAGTATCATCTTCAGCTTGTAGACACAGCGGGGCAG GATGAATATTCCATTTTTCCTCAGACATACTCCATAGATATTAATGGTTATATTCTTGTGTATTCTGTTACATCAATCAAAAG TTTTGAAGTAATTAAAGTTATCCATGGCAAGTTGTTGGATATGGTGGGGAAAGTGCA GATACCTATTATGTTGGTTGGAAATAAGAAGGACCTGCATATGGAACG GGTGATCAGTTATGAAGAAGGGAAGGCTTTGGCAGAATCTTGGAATGCTGCTTTTTTGGAATCTTCTGCTAAAGAAAATCAA ACTGCTgttgatgtttttaaaaggataattTTGGAAGCAGAAAAGATTGATGGAGCAGCTTCACAAGGAAAGTCTTCGTGCTCGGTAATGTGA